A single region of the Anaerolineales bacterium genome encodes:
- a CDS encoding ATP-dependent zinc metalloprotease FtsH, translated as MNSVNNPRFRNFILYSVIAVAVIFLFLSLRSSSQPTTELKLSELALQIRNGTPRITAIEVSENSVRVTYANQTIALSRKESGSSLVEQLKTLGVAQPELETLPLFVSAPSDLLPFFQIVMSILPFLLIAGFFFFMLRQAQGSNNQAMSFGKSRARLFTGDRPTITFDDVAGADEAKEELREVVEFLREPEKFIQLGARIPKGVLLSGSPGTGKTLLAKAVAGEAGVPFFSISGSEFVEMFVGVGASRVRDLFDQAKRHSPCIVFVDEIDAVGRHRGAGLGGSHDEREQTLNQILVEMDGFDTDTNVIVVAATNRPDILDPALMRPGRFDRRVILDRPDMKGREAILRVHTRGKPLASDVDLNVLARTTPGFVGADLENLVNEAAILAARKNKKSVAMRDCEEAIYRVILGPERKSRVITEEQRRLVAYHEAGHAVAGHLLPNCDPVRKITIVPRGMSGGSVLSMPEDDFGPESRSRIKDAIVQALGGRAAEETVFGEITTGAGGGNGSDLATVTRYARAMVTRFGMSERLGPMIFGQKEEMIFLGREISEQRDYSEQVAQIIDEEVKLIVDEAYRRALTLLSDHREKLEIVAQRLLEVETIDYDAFLELMGDTATARRKRPEITPKPYTGRDPQNLKEGRDEKPPKLGAAPSPA; from the coding sequence ATGAATTCGGTGAACAACCCGCGTTTCCGTAATTTCATTCTCTACAGTGTTATTGCGGTTGCCGTGATCTTTTTGTTCTTAAGCTTGCGCAGCAGCAGCCAACCGACGACAGAACTGAAATTAAGCGAGTTGGCACTTCAGATACGGAATGGTACACCGCGCATCACCGCCATTGAGGTGAGTGAAAACAGCGTGCGCGTCACCTATGCCAATCAGACCATCGCTCTCAGCCGAAAAGAGAGCGGCTCCTCCCTTGTGGAGCAGTTGAAGACCTTAGGGGTTGCCCAACCGGAGCTAGAAACACTCCCGCTATTCGTTTCTGCGCCAAGCGATCTCCTTCCCTTTTTCCAAATCGTCATGTCCATTTTGCCCTTTTTGCTGATCGCAGGCTTTTTCTTCTTCATGCTGCGGCAGGCACAGGGATCGAATAACCAAGCGATGTCCTTTGGGAAAAGCCGCGCTCGCCTGTTCACTGGAGATCGTCCCACCATCACCTTTGATGATGTTGCCGGAGCAGACGAAGCAAAGGAAGAACTCCGTGAGGTTGTGGAGTTTCTCAGAGAGCCAGAAAAATTTATCCAGCTTGGCGCACGCATCCCCAAAGGCGTTCTGTTGAGTGGCAGCCCGGGCACGGGCAAGACACTCCTTGCCAAAGCGGTAGCTGGCGAAGCGGGTGTACCGTTTTTCAGCATCAGCGGCTCAGAGTTCGTTGAGATGTTTGTGGGGGTGGGTGCCTCTCGCGTCCGCGATCTCTTTGATCAGGCAAAGCGCCACAGCCCCTGTATTGTGTTTGTCGATGAAATTGACGCCGTAGGGCGGCATCGCGGGGCGGGCTTGGGCGGCAGCCACGATGAGCGCGAGCAGACGTTAAACCAAATTTTGGTGGAGATGGACGGCTTCGATACGGACACAAACGTAATCGTCGTCGCCGCCACAAACCGCCCAGATATTCTTGACCCCGCCCTCATGCGCCCCGGACGCTTTGACCGCCGCGTAATCCTAGATCGCCCCGATATGAAAGGGCGCGAAGCGATCCTGCGCGTCCACACACGGGGGAAACCGCTGGCGTCCGACGTTGATCTGAATGTCCTTGCGCGAACGACGCCGGGTTTTGTTGGTGCTGACCTCGAAAACCTTGTCAATGAGGCGGCAATCCTTGCCGCCCGGAAGAACAAGAAATCCGTCGCCATGCGCGATTGTGAGGAGGCAATTTACCGCGTCATTTTGGGTCCTGAACGCAAAAGTCGGGTGATTACCGAAGAACAGCGGCGGCTGGTTGCCTACCACGAGGCGGGTCACGCCGTTGCCGGACATTTGCTGCCGAACTGCGATCCGGTGCGCAAAATCACGATTGTCCCACGCGGCATGTCGGGTGGATCGGTACTCTCGATGCCCGAAGATGATTTTGGGCCCGAAAGCCGCTCGCGGATCAAGGATGCCATTGTGCAGGCGCTTGGCGGGCGGGCGGCGGAGGAAACCGTTTTTGGGGAGATTACCACTGGTGCGGGCGGGGGAAACGGCAGCGATCTTGCCACCGTCACCCGCTATGCACGGGCGATGGTCACCCGTTTCGGGATGAGCGAGCGCTTGGGTCCGATGATTTTTGGGCAGAAAGAGGAAATGATCTTCCTCGGACGTGAAATTTCGGAACAGCGCGATTACAGCGAACAGGTTGCCCAAATCATTGACGAGGAAGTGAAACTCATTGTCGATGAGGCGTACCGCCGCGCCCTGACGCTCCTGAGCGACCATCGGGAAAAACTGGAGATCGTCGCCCAACGCCTTTTGGAGGTGGAGACGATTGATTATGATGCCTTCCTTGAACTAATGGGCGATACGGCGACAGCCCGCCGCAAACGCCCAGAGATCACTCCGAAACCCTACACCGGGCGCGATCCGCAAAACCTTAAAGAAGGGCGTGACGAGAAGCCGCCGAAATTGGGGGCAGCGCCAAGCCCGGCGTGA
- a CDS encoding thermonuclease family protein yields the protein MSPLRDFFRSLFVRAGKNLFKRRRTPSWTPPHREAPQGTSTPNTNNSEPPRKNVETRLGGIIILLLIGVLAGCTSATPTSPTPHAPSPTSPLSAANTATNVPATRIVALPPSWTPTYTATRRPAQPTNTPRPTATQRTIPPTNTVSPRAEAATPADTTINYPTMPAKTKLVKGTLVRVVDGDTMVITLNGRDERVRVLGINTPESVAENRPVECFGKEAANRAKELLPARLTVYLETDPKADTVDQYGRLLRFIWLEDGSLFNLQMIAEGYAYEYTYDRSNPYQYQAQFKAAQRTAQRDDLGLWSPQTCNGQR from the coding sequence GTGAGCCCCCTTCGAGATTTCTTTCGCAGTCTTTTCGTCCGGGCGGGAAAAAACCTCTTTAAGCGGCGGCGAACCCCCTCGTGGACTCCGCCCCACCGTGAAGCCCCGCAAGGAACATCGACACCCAATACCAATAACAGCGAACCGCCTCGAAAAAACGTGGAAACACGCTTAGGCGGCATCATTATTCTTTTGCTGATCGGTGTATTGGCGGGTTGTACATCTGCCACACCAACATCCCCCACGCCCCACGCCCCATCTCCCACATCGCCTTTGTCCGCTGCCAACACTGCCACAAACGTACCAGCCACGCGGATCGTCGCCTTGCCGCCATCATGGACGCCCACCTATACCGCGACGCGACGCCCCGCCCAACCGACGAACACGCCCCGCCCAACCGCGACACAGCGCACTATCCCCCCAACAAACACGGTCAGTCCAAGAGCAGAAGCTGCTACCCCTGCCGATACCACGATTAACTACCCCACGATGCCTGCCAAAACAAAGTTGGTGAAGGGGACTCTTGTGCGCGTTGTCGATGGGGATACGATGGTTATCACCCTTAATGGGCGTGATGAGCGGGTGCGCGTGCTTGGGATCAACACGCCGGAATCGGTTGCCGAAAATCGTCCGGTGGAGTGTTTCGGCAAAGAGGCGGCGAATCGCGCCAAAGAACTTTTGCCAGCCCGACTGACCGTCTACCTTGAAACCGACCCCAAAGCAGACACGGTAGATCAATATGGGCGGCTGCTGCGCTTCATCTGGTTGGAGGATGGCAGTCTGTTCAATCTGCAAATGATCGCTGAGGGGTACGCTTATGAATACACCTATGATCGGAGCAACCCCTACCAATATCAGGCACAGTTCAAAGCTGCCCAAAGAACGGCACAGCGCGACGATCTGGGGTTATGGTCGCCCCAGACATGCAATGGGCAGCGCTGA
- a CDS encoding transcriptional repressor, translating to MASFESPAVAALRRAGYKMTIPRLTILEILEASEGDITAAELLTRVTERDPSIGRASVFRTLDLMIKLGIIWTTVQGGSTVHYMLMPSGHHHHIICTNCGVRIEFEDCGLMSLIENLEMRYGCRIDGHLLELYGRCERCRVVILAQETENV from the coding sequence ATGGCTAGTTTTGAATCACCCGCTGTTGCCGCGCTACGCCGCGCTGGATATAAAATGACTATCCCTCGGCTGACGATTCTGGAGATTTTAGAAGCATCCGAAGGCGATATTACGGCGGCTGAACTGCTCACCCGCGTCACCGAACGCGATCCGTCCATCGGGCGGGCGAGCGTCTTTCGCACGCTTGATTTGATGATTAAATTGGGCATCATTTGGACGACGGTGCAGGGCGGCAGCACTGTCCATTATATGCTCATGCCAAGCGGACACCACCATCACATCATCTGTACCAACTGCGGCGTCCGCATTGAGTTTGAGGACTGCGGGCTTATGTCGCTCATTGAAAACCTTGAGATGCGCTATGGCTGCCGCATTGATGGGCATTTGTTGGAGCTTTATGGTCGCTGCGAACGCTGCCGTGTTGTCATCCTTGCTCAAGAAACGGAGAACGTGTGA
- a CDS encoding ABC transporter permease, which yields MFRRLRFAFTYAARNLVRNRQRTLFALMSIAAGVATVVALRALGLMLTDALTANAQSFLRGDIRLNTRGNEVRITLLGGQRDPAFSPEVIRQMDRWAAQHSVEITYTLSSELLQLSVMDAEGNGGRPAFAMGTFLDPTKYPFYDVIRPDAPAGASLDSLLAAPNTLVIGQRLASQLGAKVGDQVRLSLNDALHTITGILPDSAESLFNNPNTFFFSFIFINRSHMAAYETQPGWADYAYLKVPAGTNISRFAAQMRQDIPAAANRRNWNIVTAEEVLRNNALAADLISRFVLLCSLVGLVIGGVGIINTMLVSVNRRSGEIATLKTLGLKGRGVTLIFFVEALLLGVVGSFLGVIIGNLLSILARDFGQQAVGVPLPWRFYLDPVLMGMVLGVTITLFFSILPTLMAGGIRPAYVLRQGTIPMARAGCLPSLLSVVILIVGLGALVDAILGADLRAMFWRGGNFAADTIGGGGRSRSFLETLQRSLSIGVFGTFIIFLILGIVVAIMWLFVWLLGKLPSLRNPNMRIALRGLTQHRIRTALSLTALVIGMTALSGTLIMARSITVLLYTSLSDPIGGNVVILPLLPIEGIVNTRLESLAGVNGYRNIRFPASVRLAAINGNTNWENTLVPNEDDPQTFEAFFAALGWELPIGVRVYGSPKRSGLVEGRYLMPEDAGKDVIVVPYSPSLDVLGVKVGSTFTYRIEGVRRDFTIVGILQPTAADSLIPFSLGDSAVQMPLESMPKALPFDLIVADVQPDKVNDVLAGAVLPGVFVFDVGIFDSIISRILNSMAAIPLLVALLSLFAAAALIASTVSLATMERRRQIGILKAVGVKRQQALGQLLIENGIVGAAGGIISLLPTLLILAVVPTLTNGLVRLPVPWELIALMFLTAVAVTLGATLLTAWGASSEHPLRVLRYE from the coding sequence ATGTTTCGACGCTTACGCTTCGCCTTCACCTATGCGGCTCGCAATCTGGTGCGCAACCGCCAGCGAACCCTGTTCGCCCTGATGAGCATTGCCGCCGGGGTTGCTACCGTCGTCGCCCTTCGGGCGCTTGGGTTGATGCTCACCGATGCGCTCACCGCCAATGCTCAGAGCTTTTTACGCGGGGATATTCGGCTGAACACACGAGGGAACGAGGTTCGCATCACGCTTTTGGGTGGGCAGCGCGACCCCGCCTTTAGCCCAGAGGTGATCCGCCAAATGGATCGGTGGGCAGCACAGCATAGCGTCGAGATCACTTATACCCTCAGCAGCGAACTGCTTCAACTATCGGTCATGGATGCCGAGGGGAATGGCGGGCGTCCCGCCTTTGCGATGGGGACGTTTCTCGATCCGACAAAATACCCCTTTTACGATGTGATTCGTCCTGATGCGCCCGCCGGAGCGAGCTTAGATTCCCTTCTTGCCGCACCAAATACGCTGGTTATTGGGCAGCGCTTGGCGTCGCAGTTGGGGGCAAAGGTGGGGGACCAGGTGCGTCTTAGCCTGAACGATGCGCTTCATACCATCACCGGCATTTTGCCCGACTCGGCGGAAAGCCTTTTCAACAACCCCAACACCTTTTTCTTCAGTTTTATCTTCATCAACCGATCCCACATGGCGGCTTATGAGACTCAGCCGGGTTGGGCAGATTATGCCTACCTGAAAGTCCCCGCCGGGACGAATATTTCTCGCTTTGCCGCCCAAATGCGGCAGGACATCCCCGCCGCCGCCAATCGGCGCAATTGGAACATCGTCACCGCCGAGGAGGTCTTGCGCAACAATGCTCTTGCCGCCGATCTGATCTCGCGCTTTGTCTTGCTGTGCAGCCTTGTTGGGCTGGTTATTGGTGGGGTGGGCATCATCAACACGATGCTTGTCTCAGTAAACCGCCGTTCAGGGGAGATCGCCACGCTCAAAACACTGGGCTTGAAGGGGCGAGGCGTCACTCTGATCTTTTTTGTTGAGGCACTTCTGTTAGGTGTGGTTGGGAGTTTTCTGGGCGTGATCATCGGGAATCTTCTCAGTATCCTCGCCCGCGATTTTGGTCAGCAGGCGGTGGGCGTCCCTCTCCCCTGGCGATTTTACCTTGATCCAGTACTGATGGGCATGGTGTTGGGGGTCACGATTACCCTCTTTTTCAGCATCCTCCCCACGCTCATGGCGGGGGGTATTCGCCCTGCCTATGTGCTGCGTCAGGGGACGATTCCCATGGCGCGGGCGGGGTGTTTGCCCTCACTGCTTAGTGTGGTAATCCTCATCGTCGGCTTGGGGGCGCTTGTCGATGCCATTCTTGGCGCCGATTTACGCGCCATGTTCTGGCGTGGGGGCAATTTCGCCGCGGATACCATTGGGGGAGGAGGGCGCTCACGCTCGTTTCTGGAAACGCTGCAACGCTCCTTGAGTATCGGCGTCTTTGGGACGTTCATCATTTTTCTGATCCTCGGCATTGTCGTTGCCATTATGTGGCTGTTTGTCTGGCTGCTTGGCAAGCTGCCGAGTTTGCGCAACCCCAATATGCGGATTGCCCTGCGCGGCTTAACGCAGCACCGCATACGCACGGCGCTCAGCCTAACCGCCCTTGTCATCGGCATGACAGCGCTCAGCGGGACACTCATTATGGCGCGGAGCATTACTGTGCTGCTCTATACCAGTCTGAGTGATCCGATTGGGGGCAACGTGGTGATCCTCCCCTTGCTGCCCATCGAGGGCATTGTGAACACCCGTCTAGAGAGCTTGGCGGGCGTGAATGGCTATCGAAATATTCGCTTTCCGGCATCCGTTCGCCTTGCCGCGATCAACGGCAATACCAATTGGGAAAACACCCTCGTTCCGAACGAGGACGATCCGCAAACCTTTGAAGCGTTCTTTGCTGCGCTTGGGTGGGAACTGCCCATCGGGGTACGTGTCTATGGCAGCCCCAAACGGAGCGGCTTGGTGGAGGGGCGCTACCTGATGCCCGAAGATGCCGGTAAGGATGTTATTGTCGTCCCTTATTCCCCCTCGCTGGATGTTTTGGGGGTGAAGGTTGGCTCTACCTTCACCTATCGCATAGAAGGGGTTCGGCGCGACTTCACCATTGTAGGGATTCTGCAACCCACCGCTGCGGACAGCCTGATCCCCTTCAGTTTAGGCGATAGTGCCGTACAAATGCCGCTGGAATCGATGCCCAAAGCGCTCCCCTTTGATCTGATTGTTGCCGATGTCCAGCCGGATAAAGTGAACGATGTTCTCGCCGGTGCAGTGCTGCCAGGGGTTTTTGTCTTTGACGTGGGGATTTTCGATTCGATCATCAGCCGTATTTTGAATTCGATGGCGGCGATTCCGCTTCTGGTTGCCTTGCTCTCGCTTTTTGCAGCGGCAGCGCTCATCGCCAGCACAGTTTCCCTCGCCACGATGGAGCGCCGTCGGCAGATTGGGATTTTGAAAGCGGTGGGGGTCAAGCGCCAGCAGGCATTGGGGCAACTTTTGATCGAAAATGGAATCGTTGGGGCGGCGGGTGGTATCATCAGCCTCTTGCCAACGCTGCTGATCTTAGCCGTTGTCCCCACACTGACAAACGGACTGGTGCGTTTGCCTGTCCCATGGGAATTGATCGCGCTCATGTTTCTGACGGCGGTGGCGGTCACCTTAGGGGCAACTCTGCTCACTGCCTGGGGCGCATCGAGCGAACACCCCTTACGTGTTCTGCGCTACGAGTAG
- a CDS encoding ABC transporter substrate-binding protein encodes MIVRNPRFTRRPLALTLVIALMALMVLPACSTTPSKIITIGIVNFAPVLDTVVNGFKEGMADLGWREGVNIRYLYEGDLGGVRDKVTPAIQAYLDQNVDLLLAISTPVAQDAKVLFEKSEYKKRQFVFSSVLDPIFAKIVTEEEIVRREGNFTGIRHGVNEPKRMEWFLRLAPEIKTVYVPFNPNDAAAVINLQVVKEIAAKFGVSVIERETPDAAAVRQAIDEIPTDIPGLGLVLLADNVVASQLNYFTAVALQRKLPLSVPNGPQVPAGGLLAYGFDFTAIGRQSARLVDQVLKGVAPGDLPIETAEFFLTINQWVANQIGLPISDAILRQADRVIYTAPAPTATPIPPTPSNEATAEPTNAPISAPTTVPTGEPTTPPTEIPPTELPTSEPTPEPTTPATATPASF; translated from the coding sequence ATGATTGTTCGTAACCCACGCTTCACGCGCCGTCCGTTGGCTCTCACGCTGGTTATAGCGCTCATGGCGCTCATGGTTTTGCCAGCTTGCTCCACCACACCCTCAAAAATCATCACGATTGGGATCGTGAACTTTGCGCCCGTCCTCGATACGGTGGTCAATGGCTTTAAAGAAGGCATGGCTGATCTCGGCTGGCGCGAAGGCGTGAACATCCGCTATCTTTACGAAGGTGACTTGGGCGGTGTGCGTGATAAAGTGACCCCCGCCATCCAAGCCTACCTTGACCAGAACGTTGATCTTCTCCTTGCTATCAGCACACCCGTTGCCCAAGACGCGAAAGTACTTTTTGAAAAATCCGAATACAAAAAACGCCAATTTGTCTTTTCCAGCGTCCTTGACCCCATCTTTGCCAAGATTGTGACCGAAGAAGAAATCGTTCGCCGCGAGGGGAACTTCACGGGGATTCGGCATGGTGTGAACGAGCCAAAACGGATGGAATGGTTCTTGCGCCTTGCCCCAGAGATCAAAACCGTTTATGTCCCCTTTAACCCCAATGATGCCGCAGCAGTAATCAATTTGCAGGTGGTTAAAGAGATTGCCGCTAAGTTTGGGGTCAGCGTGATTGAACGCGAGACTCCTGATGCGGCTGCCGTTCGTCAGGCGATTGATGAAATTCCTACCGATATTCCCGGCTTGGGGCTTGTCCTTTTGGCAGATAACGTCGTCGCCTCTCAGTTGAATTACTTCACGGCAGTGGCGCTCCAACGAAAATTACCGCTCTCTGTGCCAAACGGACCCCAAGTGCCGGCGGGAGGGCTGCTTGCCTATGGTTTTGATTTTACGGCGATTGGGCGACAATCGGCACGCTTGGTCGATCAGGTTTTGAAGGGCGTTGCTCCGGGCGACCTTCCCATTGAAACGGCGGAGTTCTTCCTGACGATTAACCAATGGGTTGCCAACCAAATTGGCTTGCCTATTTCCGATGCCATTTTGCGCCAGGCAGATCGGGTGATCTATACCGCACCAGCCCCAACGGCAACGCCTATCCCACCAACACCCTCCAACGAAGCCACCGCCGAACCGACCAATGCACCAATCAGCGCACCGACGACGGTACCCACTGGTGAGCCAACCACACCCCCAACGGAGATACCTCCAACGGAGTTGCCCACCAGTGAGCCAACACCAGAGCCAACAACGCCTGCAACGGCGACACCAGCGAGTTTCTAA